Proteins encoded together in one Mycobacterium noviomagense window:
- a CDS encoding inositol-3-phosphate synthase, with the protein MSEHQLSEAPEAQSEIRVAIVGVGNCASSLVQGVQYYQDADETSSVPGLMHVRFGPYHVRDVKFVAAFDVDAKKVGFDLSEAIFASENNTIKIADVPPTDVVVQRGPTLDGIGKYYAETIELSDVEPVDVVQVLRDAKVDVLVSYLPVGSDEADKFYAQCAIDAGVAFVNALPVFIASDPVWAKKFTDACVPIVGDDIKSQIGATITHRVMAKLFEDRGVQLDRTMQLNVGGNMDFLNMLERERLESKKISKTQAVTSNLQREFKTKDVHIGPSDHVGWLDDRKWAYVRLEGRAFGDVPLNLEYKLEVWDSPNSAGVIIDAIRAAKIAKDRGIGGPVIAASAYLMKSPPQQMPDDVARTRLEDFIAE; encoded by the coding sequence ATGAGTGAGCACCAGCTTTCAGAGGCGCCAGAGGCGCAGTCAGAGATCAGAGTCGCCATTGTCGGCGTCGGGAACTGCGCATCCTCGCTGGTGCAAGGCGTTCAGTATTACCAGGACGCTGACGAGACGTCGTCGGTGCCCGGCCTGATGCACGTACGGTTCGGGCCTTACCACGTCCGCGACGTCAAGTTCGTCGCCGCTTTCGACGTCGACGCCAAGAAGGTGGGTTTCGACTTGTCCGAGGCGATCTTCGCCTCCGAGAACAACACCATCAAGATCGCCGACGTGCCGCCCACCGACGTGGTGGTGCAGCGCGGCCCGACCCTCGACGGCATCGGCAAGTACTATGCCGAAACGATCGAGCTGTCCGATGTCGAGCCCGTCGACGTGGTGCAGGTGCTGCGCGACGCCAAGGTCGATGTGCTGGTGTCCTACCTGCCCGTGGGTTCGGATGAGGCCGATAAGTTCTACGCACAGTGCGCAATCGACGCGGGTGTGGCATTCGTCAACGCGCTGCCGGTGTTCATCGCGTCGGATCCGGTGTGGGCCAAGAAGTTCACCGACGCGTGCGTTCCGATCGTCGGCGATGACATCAAGAGCCAGATCGGCGCCACCATCACCCATCGCGTGATGGCCAAGCTGTTCGAAGACCGCGGCGTGCAGCTCGACCGCACGATGCAGCTCAACGTCGGCGGCAACATGGACTTCCTCAACATGCTCGAACGCGAGCGGCTGGAGTCGAAGAAGATCTCCAAGACCCAGGCCGTCACGTCGAACCTGCAGCGGGAGTTCAAGACCAAAGACGTGCACATTGGCCCGTCCGACCATGTCGGCTGGCTCGACGACCGCAAGTGGGCCTACGTGCGGCTGGAAGGCCGCGCCTTCGGTGACGTGCCGCTGAACCTCGAATACAAGCTCGAGGTGTGGGACTCGCCGAACTCGGCGGGTGTCATCATCGACGCGATCCGGGCCGCCAAGATCGCCAAGGACCGCGGCATCGGCGGACCGGTGATTGCGGCCTCGGCGTACCTGATGAAAAGCCCACCGCAGCAGATGCCCGACGACGTCGCGCGTACCCGACTCGAGGACTTCATCGCTGAGTAG
- a CDS encoding PadR family transcriptional regulator, producing MLELAILGLLLESPMHGYELRKRLTGLLGAFRAFSYGSLYPALRRMQAEGLIAEDAAPAGTPVRRARRVYQLTDAGRRRFAELVADTGPHNYTDDGFGVHLAFFNRTPAEARMRILEGRRRQVEERREGLRQAVARASSSFDRYTRQLHLLGLESSEREVKWLNELIAAERVAQGHAEQS from the coding sequence ATGCTGGAGCTGGCCATCCTCGGTCTCCTGCTCGAGTCCCCGATGCATGGCTACGAGTTGCGCAAGCGGCTGACGGGTCTACTCGGCGCCTTCCGGGCCTTCTCGTACGGCTCGTTGTACCCGGCGTTGCGGCGGATGCAGGCCGAAGGCTTGATCGCCGAGGACGCCGCCCCAGCCGGGACGCCGGTGCGGCGGGCCCGTCGCGTGTATCAGCTGACCGACGCCGGTCGGCGGCGCTTCGCGGAGCTGGTGGCCGACACCGGTCCGCACAACTACACCGACGACGGCTTCGGGGTACACCTGGCCTTCTTCAACCGCACTCCCGCCGAGGCGCGGATGCGGATTCTGGAAGGCCGCCGTCGTCAAGTCGAGGAACGCCGCGAAGGTCTGCGTCAAGCCGTGGCGCGGGCCAGCAGTTCATTCGATCGCTATACCCGCCAGTTGCACTTACTCGGGCTGGAATCCAGTGAGCGCGAAGTCAAGTGGCTCAACGAACTCATCGCCGCTGAGCGGGTGGCGCAAGGTCACGCCGAGCAGAGCTAG